In Gossypium raimondii isolate GPD5lz chromosome 12, ASM2569854v1, whole genome shotgun sequence, a single window of DNA contains:
- the LOC105763402 gene encoding U-box domain-containing protein 4 isoform X4, whose product MTGKEVPKVLQVESLILKIWNFSLDVFQFLKSSHQHLPDELSSASLEHCLQKIKHVAYEQASSVIREAIRDQVDSVGPSSDIIVKIAENLSLRSNQEILIEAVALEKLKENAEQAEKTAEAEFIDQIIALVNRMHDRLVSMKQSETCSPVPIPADFCCPLSLELMTDPVIVASGQTYERAFIKNWISLGLTVCPKTRQTLAHTTLIPNYTVKALIANWCESNNVKLPNPTKSISLDQSYPLLVHAESGLPRDSNSFPPPRSSQPLSPESRSRGQAGKNLVTSGGLHHKGTSPLHSLSTSESSLPAIAGNGGGLDVARISLNSVEDRSKLEQRYSDSVGEPPVSPSNNIGQSSQNHTRSVSASSALPNPDSPRGAVGDANETSEGSTHLAAYNSDASGEVKSDAQPRVSSAIPQREPQFPPRLMDTRSRSQTIWRRPSERFIPRIVSSPGVENRADLSGIEAQVKKLVEDLKCTSVDTQREATAQLRLLAKHNMDNRIIIANCGAIVLLVDLLHSPDTKTQENAVTALLNLSINDNNKTAIADADAIEPLIHVLETGSPEAKENSAATLFSLSVIEDNKVKIGRSGAIKPLVDLLGNGTPRGKKDAATALFNLSIFHENKARIVQAGAVRHLVDLMDPAAGMVDKAVAVLANLATIPEGRNAIGQESGIPVLVEVVELGSARGKENAAAALLQLCTTSGRFCNMVLQEGAVPPLVALSQTGTPRAKEKAQALLSYFRNQRHGSAGRG is encoded by the exons GTTCTGCAAGTTGAGTCATTAATATTGAAGATTTGGAATTTTAGCCTTGATGTATTCCAATTCTTGAAGTCTTCCCATCAGCATCTGCCTGATGAATTGAGTTCAGCATCTCTTGAG CACTGCTTGCAGAAAATTAAGCACGTAGCATATGAGCAAGCATCATCTGTCATCAGGGAAGCCATACGGGATCAAGTGGATAGTGTTGGACCATCCTCGgacataatagtgaaaattGCAGAGAACTTGAGTTTGAGGTCAAACCAGGAGATTCTGATAGAGGCTGTGGCccttgaaaagttgaaggagAATGCTGAACAAGCTGAAAAAACTGCAGAAGCTGAGtttattgatcaaattattGCTCTTGTAAATCGCATGCATGATCGTCTTGTATCAATGAAACAATCTGAGACCTGTAGCCCAGTTCCAATACCTGCTGATTTCTGCTGCCCCCTTTCCCTAGAGCTAATGACTGATCCAGTGATTGTGGCATCTGGCCAAACCTATGAGCGGGCTTTCATCAAGAACTGGATTAGTCTTGGGCTCACTGTGTGCCCCAAGACACGGCAAACTTTGGCTCATACCACTCTTATACCTAATTACACAGTAAAGGCACTAATTGCAAATTGGTGCGAGTCAAACAATGTGAAGTTGCCTAATCCCACAAAGTCCATCAGTTTAGACCAATCCTACCCCCTTCTTGTGCACGCAGAGTCTGGCTTGCCAAGGGATTCAAATAGTTTTCCTCCCCCTAGAAGCAGCCAACCATTGTCACCTGAGTCACGGTCTAGAGGTCAAGCTGGTAAGAACCTAGTCACATCCGGCGGACTTCATCACAAGGGAACCTCCCCACTACATTCTCTTTCTACCTCAGAAAGTTCCTTGCCAGCTATAGCTGGAAATGGAGGGGGTTTGGATGTTGCAAGAATATCACTAAACAGTGTGGAAGACAGGTCAAAGTTGGAACAAAGGTATAGCGATTCTGTTGGTGAACCCCCTGTGTCACCTTCTAACAATATTGGTCAGTCATCTCAGAACCACACAAGATCTGTCTCAGCCTCTAGTGCACTTCCTAATCCAGATTCTCCTCGAGGAGCTGTTGGAGATGCCAATGAGACTTCTGAGGGTTCAACTCATCTCGCAGCCTACAATAGTGATGCTTCTGGAGAGGTAAAATCCGATGCACAGCCTAGAGTTAGCTCAGCCATTCCACAAAGAGAACCTCAGTTTCCTCCTCGGTTGATGGATACACGATCGCGAAGCCAAACAATCTGGCGCCGGCCATCGGAAAGATTCATTCCAAGAATAGTTTCTTCTCCTGGTGTTGAGAACAGGGCTGACCTTTCTGGCATTGAAGCCCAGGTTAAGAAGTTAGTGGAGGACTTGAAGTGCACTTCAGTTGATACTCAAAGAGAGGCCACAGCTCAACTCAGGTTACTTGCTAAGCACAATATGGATAATCGGATTATAATAGCGAACTGTGGGGCCATTGTCTTGTTAGTTGATTTGCTTCATTCACCGGATACGAAGACTCAGGAAAATGCTGTTACAGCACTTCTTAACTTGTCAATTAATGATAACAACAAAACAGCAATTGCTGATGCCGATGCAATTGAGCCTCTGATTCATGTCCTTGAGACAGGAAGCCCTGAAGCTAAAGAAAACTCAGCTGCCACTCTCTTCAGCCTTTCAGTCATTGAGGATAACAAAGTCAAGATTGGAAGGTCTGGGGCAATCAAGCCTCTTGTTGATTTATTGGGGAATGGTACCCCTAGGGGAAAGAAAGATGCAGCTACCGCTTTATTTAATCTGTCAATATTTCATGAAAACAAGGCTCGAATTGTGCAAGCCGGTGCTGTAAGACACCTTGTGGACTTGATGGACCCAGCAGCTGGAATGGTTGATAAGGCAGTTGCTGTTTTGGCTAATCTTGCTACAATTCCTGAAGGGAGGAATGCTATTGGGCAGGAGAGTGGGATTCCTGTGCTGGTCGAGGTTGTTGAGTTGGGCTCAGCGAGAGGAAAGGAAAATGCTGCCGCTGCCCTTTTACAACTCTGCACAACCAGTGGTAGGTTTTGCAATATGGTTCTCCAAGAAGGAGCTGTTCCACCACTAGTGGCATTGTCCCAGACCGGCACCCCAAGAGCTAAAGAGAAG GCACAGGCACTTCTGAGCTACTTCAGGAACCAACGACATGGTAGTGCTGGAAGAGGCTGA
- the LOC105763403 gene encoding lysine-rich arabinogalactan protein 18, translated as MDRRSAFAVALICFVVTAVGGQSPAASPTKAPPAAATPATAPATAPVSKPKSPAPTAAPTTSPPTSSPPAAAPEKSAAVPAPSKSAPASSPPAAAPVSSPPAPVPVSSPPAKSPPVAAPTTPPESSASPPAPVAAPTTAEVPAPAPSKSKSKSKKSKKHHAPTPSPDMLGPPAPPTGAPGPSLDASSPGPSVAADESGAEAMKNMKKIIGGLALGWAAIALSF; from the exons ATGGATCGTAGAAGTGCATTTGCAGTTGCTTTGATTTGCTTTGTGGTAACCGCTGTCGGTGGTCAATCTCCGGCAGCCTCACCTACTAAAGCTCCGCCGGCCGCGGCTACTCCTGCTACTGCTCCCGCTACTGCCCCTGTTAGCAAACCTAAATCACCGGCTCCAACTGCTGCCCCTACCACTTCCCCACCAACTTCTTCACCACCGGCTGCGGCTCCGGAGAAGTCTGCGGCGGTTCCAGCCCCATCTAAATCTGCTCCGGCTTCTTCTCCTCCGGCTGCTGCTCCGGTGAGTTCTCCACCTGCTCCAGTACCTGTGAGCTCTCCTCCAGCCAAATCGCCTCCCGTTGCTGCACCGACGACTCCACCAGAGAGCTCGGCCTCTCCTCCGGCTCCTGTTGCTGCACCAACTACTGCTGAGGTTCCGGCCCCAGCTCCAAGCAAGAGCAAGAGCAAAAGCAAGAAATCCAAGAAACACCATGCTCCGACTCCTTCACCTGATATGCTTGGACCTCCCGCTCCACCAACTGGAGCTCCTGGACCTAGCCTCGATGCTTCCTCTCCCGGTCCATCTGTCGCTGCCGATGAG AGTGGAGCAGAGGCAATGAAGAACATGAAGAAGATAATTGGAGGGTTGGCGTTGGGATGGGCAGCCATTGCTTTGAGCTTCTAG
- the LOC105763404 gene encoding lysine-rich arabinogalactan protein 18 encodes MDRRSAFAVALICFVVTAVGGQSPAASPTKAPPAATTPATAPATAPVSKPKSPAPTAAPTTSPPTSSPPAAAPEKSAAVPAPSKSAPASSPPAAAPVSSPPAPVPVSSPPAKSPPVAAPTTPPESSASPPALVAAPTTAEVPAPAPSKSKSKSKKSKKHHAPAPSPDMLGPPAPPTGAPGPSLDASSPGPSVAADESGAEAMKNMKKIIGGLALGWAAIALSF; translated from the exons ATGGATCGTAGAAGTGCATTTGCCGTTGCTTTGATTTGCTTTGTGGTGACCGCTGTCGGTGGTCAATCTCCGGCAGCCTCACCTACTAAAGCTCCGCCGGCCGCGACTACTCCTGCCACTGCTCCCGCTACTGCCCCTGTTAGCAAACCTAAATCACCGGCTCCAACTGCTGCCCCTACCACTTCCCCACCAACTTCTTCACCACCGGCTGCGGCTCCGGAGAAGTCTGCGGCGGTTCCAGCCCCATCTAAATCTGCTCCGGCTTCTTCTCCTCCGGCTGCTGCTCCGGTGAGTTCTCCACCGGCTCCAGTACCTGTGAGCTCTCCTCCAGCCAAATCGCCTCCCGTTGCTGCACCGACGACTCCACCAGAGAGCTCGGCCTCTCCTCCGGCTCTTGTTGCGGCACCAACTACTGCTGAGGTTCCCGCCCCAGCTCCAAGCAAGAGCAAGAGCAAAAGCAAGAAATCCAAGAAACACCATGCTCCGGCTCCTTCACCTGATATGCTTGGACCTCCCGCTCCACCAACTGGAGCTCCTGGACCTAGCCTCGATGCTTCCTCTCCCGGTCCATCTGTCGCTGCCGATGAG AGTGGAGCAGAGGCAATGAAGAACATGAAGAAGATAATTGGAGGGTTGGCGTTGGGATGGGCAGCCATTGCTTTGAGCTTCTAG